In Microcoleus sp. AS-A8, one DNA window encodes the following:
- a CDS encoding cytochrome b/b6 domain-containing protein — translation MPDSKPYQPSLLRFLHGVNALIALLAIITSFWVYNTFDGRLIKLPLPEINDIIGIHGTFGLALLLMMPAFALYSFHVGHKRLVQSDSFAKLTQIGKPIWWYSLHRIVNTLMLLAATWALITGRMMKEEWLPTRELDQIWYQLHLTGWVILMVCLIMHLLMSIKVGGLPLIVSIFEFKYRPEDSPATWLQQIRSFFSRS, via the coding sequence ATGCCCGACTCTAAACCTTATCAGCCTTCATTACTCAGATTCCTTCATGGAGTTAATGCTCTGATTGCTTTGTTAGCCATTATCACCTCATTTTGGGTATATAACACCTTCGATGGACGATTGATTAAGCTACCACTACCAGAAATTAATGACATTATTGGGATTCATGGCACCTTTGGTTTAGCCTTGCTTCTGATGATGCCTGCTTTTGCCTTATACAGTTTTCATGTGGGTCATAAACGTTTGGTACAATCCGACTCATTCGCAAAACTCACACAAATAGGTAAACCGATTTGGTGGTATAGCCTGCACCGTATCGTGAATACGCTAATGTTACTCGCTGCAACCTGGGCGTTAATCACTGGCAGAATGATGAAAGAAGAATGGCTTCCGACTAGGGAATTAGACCAGATTTGGTATCAATTGCACCTCACAGGCTGGGTAATACTGATGGTTTGTTTAATCATGCACCTGTTGATGAGTATTAAGGTCGGTGGTTTGCCACTCATCGTTTCAATCTTTGAATTTAAATATCGTCCCGAAGATTCACCGGCTACCTGGCTTCAGCAAATACGTTCTTTTTTTAGTCGTTCCTGA
- a CDS encoding glycerate kinase: MSQADSSLVQILNHWTAGQTPSHVEWQHLATEALKSPQWTKAFGLTPARVADLIQVRSPLLMPEAQSPLEDTSLSHLLQAVYTDLLSLPSFHPPTKLTGEAAEISQSKILLSLLCLWLPFALQLATLKQQLGRPVIQGIVGGQGTGKTTLTVVLSLILAQLGYRTLSLSLDDLYKTYAERQQLQEQDPRLIWRGPPGTHDIDLGIELLDQLRQPNQSNPILVPRFDKSAWGGAGDRTTSEPVEGIDIILFEGWFVGVRPINPALFDAPTPPPIQTLADQAFARDMNQGLQDYLPLWERLDRLMLLYPTDYHLSQQWRRQAEQQMMATGKSGMTASQIDRFVEYFWKSLHPELFITPLTHNPSYVDLVVEIYPDHTPGAIYQPGNP; the protein is encoded by the coding sequence ATGTCGCAAGCGGATAGCTCACTGGTTCAAATCCTCAATCACTGGACAGCAGGACAAACACCAAGCCATGTGGAGTGGCAACATTTAGCCACTGAAGCCCTAAAATCACCACAATGGACAAAGGCTTTTGGCCTCACACCTGCCCGTGTGGCAGACTTGATTCAAGTGCGATCGCCTCTACTGATGCCAGAAGCGCAATCGCCTCTGGAAGACACGTCACTATCGCATCTTCTCCAAGCCGTTTACACAGATCTTCTCTCTCTGCCGTCTTTTCATCCTCCGACAAAACTCACTGGGGAAGCCGCAGAAATTTCCCAATCCAAAATCCTTTTATCCCTCCTATGCCTCTGGCTCCCCTTTGCCTTACAACTGGCGACCTTAAAGCAACAACTAGGGCGTCCTGTGATCCAGGGAATAGTAGGGGGACAAGGAACTGGCAAAACTACTTTAACAGTGGTTTTAAGTTTAATTCTTGCTCAATTAGGCTACCGCACCCTTAGTCTTTCCCTGGATGACCTCTACAAAACTTACGCCGAACGGCAACAACTCCAAGAACAAGACCCCCGCCTGATCTGGCGCGGGCCACCCGGAACCCATGATATTGATCTGGGTATAGAGCTATTAGACCAACTGCGTCAACCCAACCAATCCAACCCCATCCTCGTCCCTCGCTTTGATAAATCTGCCTGGGGAGGTGCTGGCGATCGCACGACTTCCGAACCGGTAGAAGGGATAGATATTATCCTGTTTGAAGGATGGTTTGTTGGGGTTCGACCCATTAACCCAGCGCTCTTTGACGCTCCCACACCCCCACCGATTCAAACCCTTGCTGATCAAGCATTTGCGCGTGATATGAATCAGGGACTCCAAGACTATTTACCCTTGTGGGAACGATTAGATCGCTTGATGCTGCTCTACCCAACTGACTATCATCTCAGTCAACAATGGCGGCGTCAGGCGGAACAGCAAATGATGGCGACGGGGAAATCGGGAATGACAGCATCACAAATTGATCGATTTGTCGAGTATTTCTGGAAATCACTTCACCCAGAATTGTTCATTACGCCACTCACTCACAATCCTAGCTATGTAGATTTAGTTGTGGAAATTTATCCCGATCATACCCCTGGTGCCATTTATCAACCAGGTAATCCTTAG
- a CDS encoding DUF565 domain-containing protein, whose translation MQNTRLNNLVNGALARFGRWFANPWRHLSLVLMSLLLGTFLGSAIPSTAGQAAKLDLVGAGVLILFTETISWIVYGKSLQRGLSTENSTGRSLLTEVLNALKIGMTYSMFVEAFKLGS comes from the coding sequence ATGCAAAATACCCGTCTCAATAATCTGGTGAATGGAGCCTTGGCAAGATTCGGGCGATGGTTTGCTAATCCTTGGCGACACCTTTCGCTGGTGTTAATGAGCCTGTTGTTGGGGACTTTCCTCGGCTCGGCTATTCCATCTACAGCAGGGCAAGCTGCTAAGTTGGATTTGGTGGGAGCTGGAGTTTTAATTCTTTTTACCGAAACGATTAGTTGGATTGTGTATGGTAAAAGTCTGCAACGGGGGCTATCGACTGAAAATTCTACTGGGCGTTCTCTGTTGACGGAAGTCCTGAACGCTCTGAAAATTGGTATGACTTACAGCATGTTTGTAGAAGCCTTTAAACTCGGCTCTTGA
- a CDS encoding ATP-binding protein has translation MPTPSLKKFAQAAPVCSQTSGLADVLEIFASSGCHAIVVVSPQHCPLGVVNLSQVMPHLISARQSGEFPLAMTTRDSNRSISELEPPIIEPLAILPAQLSLSQFWPYLQESENSLTRNWGGLAQGSQSLSDSLSSPAPQELAGCSPDGREGEFHSRTQWGFHNPYGDSPPTSSSCYTLTPSAPDRMTRYAQAPPTPRSANVPLNSHRFTPDPVPSSYECRSSPQHWALVDEEGKFLGLLNSWRILKSLAPSSAQHETTGRDEQPQPTNLKPLVQLLEHLPLPLSIQTTTGQVLAQNLIWRQQIGTSPNLDWVRRTTAAMLDFGASEPCSTGESVSRSDGATTRPNEANQAPCESLSSVPRRVKQRGKTGEQAGVQYFCAMDTPRLPTSVSTQQVILSAPRMSQTQKPSTLGQASSQTPEALKNTQERVFSFVKIPLSSAVFEGEKAQAWEDVSNLTSSSYPASLSDLCVVLAQDTTEQQQVAKELAAKNADLIHLNRLKDEFLACISHELKTPLTAVLGLSTLLKDQALGELNERQARYARLIYQSGRQLMTLVNDILDLTRMETGQLELTCEPVQIQSVCDRAYSQAGQLQQEKEQQEDPTTETKFTLEIEPGLDTLVADELRLRQMLVHLLSNALKFTDVGGEMGLRVNLWEGWIAFTVWDTGIGIPPEKQHLIFQKFQQLEQPLTRRFEGTGLGLVLTQRLARLHGGDVSFISKPGEGSQFTLLLPPCPPQSRGVDGEIYPCPMPNAQCPIRNRLVLIVETVPRYLDSLTEQLKSLGYRVVIARSGTEAIEKARGLQPRAILLNPLLPQLSGWDVLTLLKSDAQTSHIPVLVTATQAEKQQAYQNKADGFLSLPVQKPALLQSLTGLEEPESPTSSKGLTILHLSPVETYPQTPVDLPTSSDSSNLSYGITEILSLQHSDLNYRVLEADDLEQAELLARVWQPDVVLLDAAKIADSLSYLKQFTLYPGLLSIPLVTLDHQTTEAANQVTGLSVYPCLAPDNASKITALLQVLQVAAGMSYMPSILVMDIGERGGMEVEENSLSQLLLSQDPTINPMSFCSSGCAGSDRESVAEPNGSPLLGLSQPGAKGLQHEVPQESADRTQTECYALSSGGQECLPCQTFQRCLHATGSSVSHVERETHVIHSRVTPQELNHPQARQSRRVRSAGGKGRYSQMATPLKPQSSWLQALMQYLQTAGFRSVLSCSWTEIYHQLQEQSVDLLLIRIKDISDASGLVSGLLALTQLQKQKLPPILVLDHRLNADSPVVGARLSLREQAMMGRGDSTSNLDSLLTAVATQILRGHSLSMTQLLEQINQALGM, from the coding sequence ATGCCAACTCCCAGTCTCAAAAAATTTGCTCAAGCCGCTCCTGTTTGCTCACAAACATCTGGTCTTGCTGACGTGCTGGAGATTTTTGCCTCCTCAGGGTGTCATGCAATTGTTGTGGTCAGCCCACAGCATTGTCCCTTGGGAGTCGTCAACCTGTCCCAAGTGATGCCTCACCTAATCTCCGCACGGCAGTCAGGGGAGTTTCCCCTCGCGATGACAACTAGAGATAGCAACAGATCTATCTCTGAGCTAGAGCCGCCGATTATTGAACCCTTGGCAATCCTACCAGCTCAGTTGAGTTTAAGCCAATTCTGGCCCTATCTCCAAGAGTCAGAAAATAGCCTGACGCGGAACTGGGGAGGTTTGGCACAGGGGAGCCAAAGCTTGAGTGATAGCCTGAGCAGCCCAGCCCCACAGGAGTTGGCGGGATGTAGCCCGGATGGCAGAGAAGGAGAATTTCACTCCCGAACTCAGTGGGGGTTCCACAACCCCTACGGAGACTCCCCCCCGACCTCATCCTCTTGCTACACGCTCACCCCTTCAGCCCCAGATCGGATGACCCGCTACGCGCAGGCTCCGCCAACGCCCCGTTCCGCCAACGTCCCCTTGAACTCTCACCGATTTACTCCAGATCCGGTTCCCTCCTCCTATGAATGTCGGTCATCTCCTCAGCACTGGGCATTAGTAGACGAGGAGGGTAAGTTCCTAGGATTGCTCAATAGCTGGCGGATCTTAAAATCCTTAGCGCCAAGCTCTGCCCAGCATGAAACTACGGGTCGGGATGAACAGCCCCAACCCACGAACCTCAAACCGTTAGTGCAACTGTTAGAACACTTGCCCTTACCCTTAAGCATACAAACGACAACAGGGCAAGTGCTGGCTCAAAATCTCATTTGGCGTCAACAGATTGGAACATCGCCAAACTTAGACTGGGTCAGACGCACGACGGCTGCCATGTTGGATTTTGGAGCGAGTGAGCCATGCTCTACGGGGGAGAGTGTTTCTAGATCGGATGGTGCCACCACCCGACCGAATGAAGCCAATCAGGCACCGTGTGAATCCCTCTCGTCTGTTCCTAGGAGGGTTAAACAACGAGGTAAGACTGGCGAACAAGCAGGAGTTCAGTACTTCTGCGCCATGGATACCCCTCGCTTGCCAACGAGCGTTTCTACACAGCAGGTCATCTTATCCGCACCACGGATGAGCCAAACCCAAAAACCCTCGACGCTAGGGCAAGCCTCTTCCCAAACACCGGAAGCGCTGAAAAACACTCAGGAGCGAGTCTTCTCCTTTGTCAAAATTCCCCTATCGTCTGCGGTGTTTGAGGGAGAAAAAGCCCAAGCGTGGGAGGATGTATCAAACCTTACCTCTTCCTCCTATCCTGCGAGCCTCTCCGACCTGTGTGTTGTGCTGGCTCAAGACACCACAGAGCAGCAGCAAGTGGCCAAAGAACTGGCTGCCAAAAATGCAGATTTAATCCACCTAAACCGACTGAAAGATGAGTTTTTAGCCTGTATTAGCCATGAGCTGAAAACACCGCTCACCGCTGTGTTGGGTTTATCAACGCTGTTGAAAGACCAAGCCTTGGGAGAACTCAATGAACGTCAAGCCCGTTATGCTCGGCTGATTTATCAAAGTGGGCGTCAGCTCATGACACTGGTCAACGATATTCTGGATTTGACGCGGATGGAAACCGGTCAACTGGAATTGACCTGTGAGCCAGTACAGATTCAGAGTGTATGCGATCGCGCCTATTCCCAAGCCGGTCAACTCCAGCAAGAGAAAGAGCAACAGGAAGACCCCACAACAGAAACCAAATTTACCCTAGAGATTGAACCCGGTTTAGACACGCTTGTTGCCGACGAGCTACGCCTACGCCAAATGCTGGTGCATCTACTGTCCAACGCCCTCAAATTTACAGATGTCGGCGGTGAAATGGGCTTGAGAGTCAATCTTTGGGAAGGCTGGATTGCTTTCACCGTCTGGGACACCGGCATTGGCATCCCACCCGAAAAGCAGCACTTGATCTTTCAGAAATTCCAACAGCTAGAACAACCTCTGACTCGTCGCTTCGAGGGAACGGGTCTGGGATTGGTCTTAACTCAACGCCTTGCACGCTTGCACGGCGGAGATGTCTCGTTTATTTCCAAACCGGGTGAAGGCAGCCAATTTACCCTACTCCTACCCCCCTGCCCCCCTCAATCCAGGGGAGTCGATGGGGAGATTTACCCCTGCCCGATGCCTAATGCCCAATGCCCCATCCGCAACCGTTTGGTGTTAATCGTCGAAACCGTCCCTCGCTACCTGGACAGTTTAACCGAACAACTGAAGAGTCTGGGCTATCGGGTGGTGATTGCCCGTTCCGGTACGGAAGCGATCGAAAAAGCCCGTGGCTTGCAACCCCGTGCCATCTTACTCAATCCCCTCCTTCCCCAACTTTCCGGCTGGGATGTCTTGACTCTCCTGAAGTCAGATGCCCAAACTAGTCACATCCCAGTGTTGGTGACCGCAACACAGGCTGAAAAACAGCAAGCTTATCAAAACAAAGCGGATGGCTTCTTAAGCCTACCCGTGCAAAAGCCAGCCTTGCTCCAGAGCCTCACGGGATTGGAAGAGCCGGAGTCTCCGACCAGCAGCAAGGGTTTGACGATTCTGCACCTGAGTCCTGTAGAGACGTACCCTCAAACCCCTGTCGATTTGCCAACATCCTCTGACTCCTCTAACCTCAGTTATGGAATCACTGAGATCTTGAGTCTTCAGCATTCAGACCTCAATTACCGAGTTCTCGAAGCCGATGATTTAGAGCAGGCCGAATTATTGGCTCGTGTTTGGCAGCCTGATGTGGTCTTGCTTGATGCGGCGAAGATTGCAGATTCGCTCTCATACTTAAAACAGTTCACGTTATATCCGGGCCTGCTCTCTATACCCCTGGTAACGTTGGATCACCAGACCACAGAGGCGGCTAATCAAGTCACAGGTCTTTCAGTCTATCCCTGTTTAGCACCCGATAACGCTTCAAAAATCACGGCTTTGCTGCAAGTCCTGCAAGTGGCGGCTGGGATGAGTTACATGCCCAGCATTTTAGTGATGGATATTGGGGAGCGGGGGGGTATGGAGGTAGAGGAGAACTCCTTATCTCAACTTTTACTCAGCCAAGACCCCACAATCAACCCTATGTCTTTCTGTTCCTCCGGCTGTGCAGGAAGCGATCGCGAAAGCGTTGCGGAACCTAACGGTTCCCCATTGCTGGGTTTGAGTCAGCCGGGTGCGAAAGGGTTGCAGCACGAAGTCCCACAGGAAAGCGCAGATCGCACACAGACGGAGTGTTATGCCTTATCCTCAGGAGGACAAGAATGTCTTCCCTGCCAGACGTTTCAGCGATGCCTTCACGCAACGGGTTCTTCTGTCAGTCACGTTGAACGGGAAACGCATGTGATTCACAGCAGGGTCACTCCGCAGGAGCTAAATCACCCACAAGCGAGGCAGAGTCGAAGGGTACGAAGTGCAGGGGGTAAGGGGAGATATTCCCAAATGGCCACACCTTTAAAACCTCAATCTTCTTGGCTGCAAGCCCTGATGCAATATCTCCAAACCGCCGGGTTTAGAAGCGTACTTTCCTGCTCTTGGACAGAAATATATCATCAACTCCAAGAGCAAAGTGTGGACTTACTGCTGATTCGGATTAAGGATATCAGTGATGCTTCGGGGTTGGTGAGCGGACTCCTGGCTCTGACTCAGCTACAAAAGCAAAAGCTACCGCCAATTTTAGTGCTGGATCATCGATTAAATGCCGATAGTCCAGTGGTAGGGGCGCGATTATCACTAAGGGAGCAAGCGATGATGGGGAGGGGTGACTCTACATCTAATCTGGACTCGCTACTCACGGCTGTCGCTACTCAAATTCTGCGTGGACATTCCCTGTCAATGACTCAGTTATTGGAGCAGATCAATCAGGCTTTAGGGATGTGA
- a CDS encoding circadian clock protein KaiA, whose translation MNSEPLAQSLSQILSGDRYIWLAASSESNFLDVIEQHKHQIDCLVLEDSGSLRNVIHHLCEQGTLLPVIILPKESKEISLYTTNSSPLPPDQTTNNSSSAQTNYLFHAAEVRLSLSQLPELTSFIDKAIAQFVTLSPVFSLPHLFTTDEIATELSNRSFLLQQQRRLSEKLKERLGYLGVYYKRNPQLFLRHLPPHERQKILENLKSEYRQIVLKYFSQDNTLNQRIDNFVDKSFFADISVSRIVEIHMELMEEFSKQLKLEGRSEEILLDYRLTLIDVIAHLGEMYRRSIPRES comes from the coding sequence GTGAATTCTGAACCCCTGGCTCAGTCATTGAGTCAGATTCTGAGTGGCGATCGCTATATTTGGCTCGCCGCTAGTTCAGAATCTAATTTTCTTGATGTGATTGAGCAACATAAACACCAGATCGATTGCTTAGTCTTAGAGGATAGTGGTTCTTTAAGGAACGTGATTCACCACTTATGTGAACAAGGAACGCTGCTCCCTGTGATTATTTTGCCCAAAGAATCCAAAGAAATTTCTTTGTACACAACGAACAGCAGCCCACTTCCTCCAGATCAGACAACCAATAATTCTTCCTCAGCACAGACCAATTATTTGTTCCACGCTGCTGAAGTTCGTCTCAGTCTTAGCCAATTGCCTGAACTCACGAGCTTTATTGACAAGGCGATCGCCCAGTTTGTCACTCTGTCTCCTGTGTTTAGCTTACCCCATCTATTTACCACGGATGAGATCGCTACTGAGCTATCAAACCGCAGTTTCCTGCTTCAGCAGCAGCGTCGATTATCTGAAAAACTCAAGGAGCGACTCGGATACCTAGGTGTGTACTACAAACGAAACCCGCAGCTGTTTCTACGCCACTTACCGCCTCACGAGAGGCAAAAGATCTTAGAAAATTTAAAATCAGAGTATCGTCAGATTGTTCTGAAGTACTTTTCTCAAGACAATACTCTCAATCAAAGAATTGATAACTTTGTTGATAAATCCTTTTTTGCCGATATTTCAGTATCGAGGATTGTCGAAATTCATATGGAACTGATGGAGGAATTTTCTAAACAGTTGAAGCTAGAAGGGAGAAGTGAGGAGATTTTACTAGACTACCGCCTGACCCTGATTGATGTCATTGCTCACTTAGGCGAAATGTATCGTCGGTCTATCCCCAGAGAGTCATAA
- the kaiB gene encoding circadian clock protein KaiB: MSPLKKTYILKLYVAGNTPNSVRALRTLKTILEQEFQGVYALKVIDVLKSPQLAEEDKILATPTLSKVLPPPVRKIIGDLSDREKVLIGLDLLYEELQEGEADD, translated from the coding sequence ATGAGTCCATTAAAGAAAACTTATATTTTGAAGCTCTATGTGGCTGGAAACACACCCAACTCCGTCAGGGCTTTGAGAACACTAAAAACGATTCTCGAACAGGAATTTCAAGGAGTTTATGCTCTCAAGGTAATTGATGTCTTAAAAAGCCCACAGTTAGCTGAGGAAGATAAAATCTTGGCGACTCCCACTCTGTCGAAAGTCTTGCCGCCTCCTGTCCGCAAAATTATTGGTGATCTTTCAGACCGAGAAAAAGTCTTGATCGGATTGGATTTACTTTACGAAGAGTTACAGGAAGGAGAAGCCGACGATTAG
- the kaiC gene encoding circadian clock protein KaiC — translation MSQLNPTEPKPDESALMGVQKIRTLIEGFDDISHGGLPVGRTTLVSGTSGTGKTLLAVQFLYNGIAYFDDPGVFVTFEESPTDIIKNAYSFGWDLQKLINDGKLFILDASPDPEGQEVVGNFDLSALIERIQYGIRKYKAKRVSIDSITAIFQQYDAASVVRREIFRLVARLKQIGVTTVMTTERIEEYGPVARFGVEEFVSDNVVIVRNVLEGERRRRTMEILKLRGTTHMKGEYPFTMTNQGINIFPLGAMRLTQRSSNTRVSSGVKTLDEMCGGGFFKDSIILATGATGTGKTLLVSKFIEDACLRGDRAILFAYEESRAQLSRNAYSWGIDFEDLEHKGLLKILCTYPESAGLEDHLQIIKSEIAEFKPSRIAIDSLSALARGVSNNAFRQFVIGVTGYAKQEEITGFFTNTTDQFMGSHSITDSHISTITDTILMLQYVEIRGEMSRAINVFKMRGSWHDTAIREYKISEEGPEIKDSFRNYERIISGSPTRIAVDEKSELSRIVQGVRGKSEE, via the coding sequence ATGAGTCAACTTAACCCCACTGAGCCAAAGCCAGACGAATCTGCATTGATGGGAGTCCAAAAAATACGGACGTTGATCGAAGGCTTCGATGATATCAGTCATGGGGGCCTACCGGTTGGTCGAACCACATTAGTCAGTGGGACATCAGGCACGGGTAAAACATTGTTAGCCGTTCAGTTTCTTTATAACGGTATTGCCTACTTTGACGACCCCGGTGTTTTTGTTACCTTTGAAGAATCTCCTACAGATATCATTAAAAATGCATATAGTTTTGGTTGGGACTTACAAAAGTTAATTAATGATGGCAAGCTGTTTATATTAGACGCTTCACCTGATCCAGAGGGACAAGAAGTTGTTGGAAATTTTGACCTTTCTGCTTTAATTGAGCGGATTCAGTATGGCATTCGCAAATACAAAGCCAAGCGAGTTTCTATTGACTCAATTACCGCGATATTTCAGCAGTATGACGCTGCCTCGGTAGTACGGCGAGAAATTTTTCGCTTAGTGGCACGCCTTAAACAAATTGGCGTAACCACAGTAATGACGACAGAACGAATTGAAGAGTATGGGCCGGTGGCGCGGTTTGGGGTAGAGGAGTTTGTTTCAGATAATGTGGTGATTGTGCGTAACGTTCTAGAAGGAGAGCGTCGCCGTCGTACTATGGAAATTCTCAAGCTGCGCGGTACAACTCACATGAAAGGGGAATACCCCTTTACGATGACGAATCAGGGTATTAATATCTTCCCCTTAGGAGCGATGCGATTGACTCAGCGCTCTTCTAATACCCGTGTCTCTTCAGGGGTTAAAACTCTGGATGAAATGTGCGGCGGTGGTTTTTTCAAAGACTCAATTATTCTGGCAACGGGTGCTACGGGTACGGGCAAAACCTTGTTAGTTAGCAAGTTTATTGAAGATGCCTGCTTAAGAGGCGATCGCGCTATACTTTTCGCTTACGAAGAATCACGAGCTCAGCTATCTCGGAATGCTTATTCTTGGGGTATTGATTTTGAAGATTTGGAACACAAAGGCTTACTCAAAATCCTCTGTACTTATCCCGAATCAGCAGGCTTAGAAGACCATTTACAAATCATTAAATCGGAGATTGCCGAGTTCAAACCGTCACGAATTGCGATTGATTCGCTTTCGGCGTTGGCACGGGGAGTCAGTAATAACGCTTTTCGGCAATTTGTAATTGGTGTAACTGGCTACGCTAAGCAAGAAGAAATTACTGGCTTTTTCACGAATACAACTGACCAGTTTATGGGTTCCCACTCAATTACAGATTCCCATATTTCTACGATTACGGACACAATTTTGATGCTGCAATACGTGGAAATTAGAGGAGAAATGTCTCGTGCCATTAACGTCTTTAAAATGCGAGGTTCCTGGCACGATACAGCGATTCGCGAGTATAAGATCAGTGAAGAGGGGCCAGAAATTAAAGATTCGTTCCGCAATTATGAACGAATTATCAGTGGTTCTCCCACTCGTATTGCTGTGGATGAAAAGAGTGAACTTTCCCGGATTGTTCAAGGAGTTCGTGGCAAGTCAGAGGAATAG
- a CDS encoding PhoX family protein: MALSRRQFFTLAGAGAATAVLASPLKALYAQQANGQLVRGGGYGALVPDPKGLLDLPQGFQYRAFSRTGDIMSDGNPVPADHDGMAAFPGANNTVILVRNHELAPTETNKPGLIAPANKQYDSNNRGGTTTLIIGPNRELISHYASLAGTNRNCAGGPTPWGSWISCEETTETPTSHPINLKPHGYNFEVPANAPGLVDPVPLIAMGRFNHEAIAVDPKTGIVYQTEDRGDGLFYRFIPNQAGNLQAGGILQALKIQGKPGVDTSNKSTATIPVGQPMAAEWVTIDNPNPATDTVRVQGYGKGAARFTRGEGIWYGKGEFYFTCTNGGSAGAGQVWRYVPGQTAQQGGTIELFVEPNNAEILDAPDNIVIAPTADLILCEDGPNNQYVVGVTPNGQLYQFARNALNSSEFCGACFSPSGQTMFVNIQDPGITFAIWGPWPSKVG; encoded by the coding sequence ATGGCTTTATCACGCCGCCAATTTTTCACCCTAGCAGGTGCGGGAGCCGCAACTGCTGTTCTTGCATCCCCCTTAAAGGCACTTTATGCCCAACAAGCGAATGGTCAATTAGTCCGTGGAGGAGGTTATGGAGCGCTTGTACCTGACCCTAAAGGCTTATTAGATTTACCACAAGGATTTCAATATCGAGCCTTCTCTCGCACAGGCGACATTATGAGCGATGGCAATCCAGTGCCAGCCGATCATGATGGGATGGCGGCTTTTCCGGGTGCCAACAACACAGTAATTCTTGTCCGAAATCACGAACTTGCTCCCACTGAAACTAACAAGCCAGGATTAATTGCACCCGCAAACAAGCAGTATGACTCCAATAATCGAGGTGGCACCACTACCCTAATCATTGGACCCAATCGCGAATTAATTAGCCACTATGCATCATTAGCAGGTACCAATCGCAACTGTGCTGGTGGACCCACCCCTTGGGGTTCATGGATTAGCTGTGAAGAAACCACTGAGACTCCAACCTCGCACCCAATCAATTTAAAGCCTCACGGCTATAACTTTGAAGTTCCAGCTAATGCACCAGGACTTGTAGACCCTGTCCCCCTCATAGCAATGGGTCGCTTCAACCACGAAGCCATTGCTGTAGACCCCAAAACAGGGATTGTCTATCAGACAGAAGACAGAGGAGATGGACTTTTTTATCGCTTTATTCCCAATCAGGCTGGAAACCTCCAAGCCGGGGGTATTCTTCAAGCATTAAAGATTCAGGGCAAGCCTGGGGTAGACACCAGTAATAAATCTACCGCCACTATCCCTGTGGGTCAGCCGATGGCGGCAGAGTGGGTCACCATCGACAATCCCAATCCTGCCACAGATACCGTGCGGGTTCAAGGCTACGGTAAGGGAGCGGCCCGGTTTACACGCGGAGAAGGGATATGGTACGGCAAGGGTGAATTTTACTTTACCTGCACAAATGGTGGTTCTGCTGGCGCAGGTCAGGTCTGGCGCTACGTTCCCGGTCAAACGGCTCAACAGGGTGGCACTATCGAACTATTTGTCGAACCCAACAACGCGGAGATATTAGATGCACCAGATAACATTGTCATAGCTCCTACTGCTGATCTAATTCTTTGTGAAGATGGCCCGAATAACCAATATGTAGTCGGGGTAACTCCAAACGGTCAACTCTATCAGTTTGCGCGTAACGCGCTTAATAGCAGTGAATTCTGTGGAGCCTGCTTCTCACCCAGCGGTCAAACAATGTTTGTCAATATTCAAGACCCTGGCATTACCTTTGCTATCTGGGGGCCTTGGCCGTCAAAAGTCGGCTAG